The following proteins are encoded in a genomic region of Anaerolineae bacterium:
- a CDS encoding pyridoxal phosphate-dependent aminotransferase: MNLEDFAERVRPLKAEGAYAVLARAKALEAQGRSIIHLEIGQPDFPTPEHIAEAGIQAIRAGRTRYTPPAGTADLRATIAEVAGKWRGMTFSPEEVIVGPGAKPAIYFAALALVEPGEEVIIPDPGFPSYSAIVRLAGGVPVPVRLDPDELYNFDMQDFRQKISHRTKLVIMNSPSNPTGGVTPLHVLEQIAAEVQRVGAWVISDEIYCQLVYEGDAPSIAALPGMRERTIIVDGFSKTYSMTGWRLGFGIMPPALAERVGLLATHTIGCTADFTQAAGVAALRGDFSTVEVMRESFRQRRDLTVAALNTLPGVRCAMPKGAFYVFPDVRSYGRSSRELADYLLEEAGVALLAGSDFGPGGEGFLRISYATAWEQIREGIERMRQALARL; the protein is encoded by the coding sequence ATGAACCTCGAGGACTTCGCCGAACGTGTCCGCCCTCTCAAAGCCGAAGGAGCCTATGCGGTGCTGGCCCGCGCCAAAGCGCTGGAAGCACAGGGACGCAGTATCATTCATCTCGAAATCGGCCAGCCGGACTTCCCTACCCCGGAGCACATCGCCGAAGCCGGCATCCAGGCCATTCGGGCCGGCAGGACCCGCTACACCCCGCCGGCCGGCACTGCAGACCTGCGCGCCACCATCGCCGAGGTCGCCGGCAAATGGCGCGGCATGACCTTCTCCCCGGAGGAGGTCATTGTGGGACCAGGCGCCAAGCCGGCGATCTACTTCGCCGCCCTCGCCCTGGTCGAACCCGGCGAGGAGGTCATCATCCCTGACCCCGGCTTCCCCTCCTACTCCGCCATCGTGCGCCTGGCCGGCGGCGTGCCAGTGCCCGTCCGCCTCGACCCCGATGAGCTGTACAACTTCGACATGCAGGACTTCCGCCAAAAGATCAGCCACCGCACCAAACTGGTCATCATGAACTCCCCCTCTAACCCGACCGGCGGCGTCACGCCCCTGCATGTGCTGGAGCAGATCGCCGCGGAGGTACAGCGGGTGGGCGCCTGGGTCATCTCCGATGAGATTTACTGCCAGCTCGTGTATGAAGGGGATGCGCCGTCCATCGCCGCCCTACCGGGCATGCGGGAGCGCACCATCATCGTGGACGGTTTCTCCAAGACCTACTCCATGACCGGGTGGCGCCTGGGCTTTGGCATTATGCCGCCGGCCCTGGCCGAGCGCGTCGGACTGCTGGCCACGCACACCATCGGGTGCACCGCCGATTTCACCCAGGCCGCCGGCGTGGCCGCCCTGCGAGGGGATTTCTCCACCGTCGAGGTGATGCGCGAGTCCTTCCGCCAGCGGCGTGACCTCACTGTGGCGGCGCTCAATACCCTGCCGGGCGTGCGCTGTGCCATGCCCAAAGGCGCGTTTTATGTCTTCCCCGATGTGCGGAGTTACGGCCGCTCGTCGCGCGAGCTTGCCGATTATCTGCTCGAGGAAGCCGGCGTCGCCCTGCTGGCCGGCTCCGATTTCGGCCCCGGCGGCGAGGGTTTCCTGCGTATCTCGTACGCCACCGCCTGGGAGCAGATCCGCGAGGGCATCGAACGCATGCGTCAGGCATTGGCCCGATTGTAA